Proteins from a single region of Eremothecium gossypii ATCC 10895 chromosome VI, complete sequence:
- the SAH1 gene encoding adenosylhomocysteinase (Syntenic homolog of Saccharomyces cerevisiae YER043C (SAH1)) produces MSIPAQNYKVADLSLAAFGRKEIELSEHEMPGLMAIRKAYGDAQPLKGARIAGCLHMTIQTAVLIETLVALGAEVTWTSCNIYSTQDHAAAAIAASGVPVFAWKGETEEEYLWCIEQQLFAFKDGKKLNLILDDGGDLTTLVHEKYPEMLDDCFGVSEETTTGVHHLYRMLKEGKLKVPAINVNDSVTKSKFDNLYGCRESLVDGLKRATDVMLAGKVAVVAGYGDVGKGCAAALRGMGARVIVTEIDPINALQAAMEGYQVTTMDQCASYGQVFVTTTGCRDIIKKEHFLAMPEDAIVCNIGHFDIEIDVAWLKANAVEAVNIKPQVDRYLLSSGRHVILLADGRLVNLGCATGHSSFVMSCSFSNQVLAQIALFKANDEAFRQKYIEFQKTGPFDIGVHVLPKILDEAVAKFHLDKLGVKLTKLSSTQSEYLGIPEEGPFKADHYRY; encoded by the coding sequence ATGTCTATTCCAGCTCAAAACTACAAAGTCGCTGACCTATCCTTGGCTGCCTTCGGCAGAAAGGAAATCGAGCTTTCCGAGCACGAAATGCCTGGTTTGATGGCCATCAGAAAGGCGTACGGTGATGCGCAGCCTTTGAAGGGCGCCCGCATTGCCGGTTGCTTGCACATGACGATCCAGACCGCTGTCTTGATCGAGACGCTTGTCGCGCTAGGTGCTGAGGTCACGTGGACGTCGTGCAACATCTACTCCACGCAGGACCACGCAGCCGCTGCGATTGCGGCCTCCGGCGTGCCAGTGTTTGCCTGGAAGGGTGAAACCGAGGAGGAATACTTGTGGTGCATTGAGCAGCAGCTATTTGCATTCAAGGATGGCAAGAAGCTAAACCTGATCCTGGACGATGGTGGCGACTTGACTACCTTGGTGCACGAGAAGTACCCAGAGATGTTGGACGACTGTTTCGGTGTCTCCGAGGAGACCACCACCGGTGTCCACCACTTGTACCGTATGTTGAAGGAGGGCAAGTTGAAGGTGCCAGCCATCAACGTCAACGACTCCGTGACCAAGTCCAAGTTCGACAACTTGTACGGCTGCAGAGAGTCCCTTGTCGACGGTTTGAAGAGAGCCACTGACGTGATGTTGGCCGGTAAGGTCGCCGTCGTTGCCGGCTACGGTGATGTCGGTAAGGGCTGTGCCGCTGCCTTGAGAGGCATGGGTGCCCGTGTGATTGTCACCGAGATCGACCCTATCAACGCCTTGCAGGCTGCTATGGAGGGCTATCAGGTCACCACTATGGACCAGTGCGCCAGCTACGGCCAGGTTTTTGTCACCACCACCGGCTGCAGAGACATCATCAAGAAGGAGCACTTCTTGGCCATGCCTGAGGACGCCATTGTGTGCAACATCGGCCACTTCGACATCGAGATCGACGTCGCCTGGCTAAAGGCCAACGCCGTCGAGGCCGTCAACATTAAGCCACAAGTCGACCGCTACTTGCTTTCCTCCGGCAGACACGTCATCCTGCTTGCCGATGGTAGACTAGTCAACCTAGGCTGTGCCACTGGCCACTCCTCGTTTGTCATGTCTTGCTCTTTCTCCAACCAGGTCTTGGCACAGATTGCTCTCTTCAAGGCCAATGATGAGGCCTTCAGACAGAAGTACATTGAGTTCCAGAAGACCGGCCCATTCGACATCGGCGTGCACGTCCTACCTAAGATTTTGGACGAGGCCGTCGCCAAGTTCCACCTTGACAAGTTGGGTGTTAAGTTGACCAAGCTTTCTTCTACTCAATCTGAGTACCTAGGTATCCCAGAGGAGGGTCCATTCAAGGCCGACCACTACAGATACTAA